From the genome of Lutzomyia longipalpis isolate SR_M1_2022 chromosome 2, ASM2433408v1, one region includes:
- the LOC129790393 gene encoding mitochondrial inner membrane protease subunit 1 — translation MFARRYFFKSLSFCGHVVKYVCIAHCTFTYVFDFVFCSGPSMEPTIYSGDILLTEKLSCRRNRIDRGDVITAIAPTHPSKIICKRVFAVSGDRIVAGMPGNANDSISINVSAITADGTPLSASDRERIELTKSRRKIIIPRGHVWLEGDNKENSADSRYYGAIPQGLIKSRAVARVWPPSEFKIL, via the exons ATGTTTGCCAGAAGGTACTTCTTTAAATCTCTCTCCTTCTGTGGTCATGTCGTCAAGTACGTCTGCATTGCCCATTGCACCTTTACTTATGTCtttgattttgttttt TGCTCGGGACCATCAATGGAGCCCACAATCTACTCCGGGGACATCCTGCTCACGGAAAAGCTAAGCTGCCGGCGAAATCGTATCGATAGGGGTGATGTAATAACCGCCATAGCACCAACTCATCCCTCCAAGATAATCTGCAAGAGAGTTTTTGCCGTCTCGGGAGATCGTATAGTCGCCGGGATGCCCGGGAATGCCAATGACTCAATCAGTATCAATGTATCCGCAATCACTGCCGATGGAACGCCCCTGTCAGCCTCAGATAGGGAGCGAATAGAATTAACAAAGAGCCGGAGAAAGATTATCATCCCACGTGGGCACGTTTGGCTTGAGGGAGACAACAAAGAGAATAGTGCTGATTCCCGTTACTACGGTGCCATTCCCCAAGGACTCATAAAGAGTCGTGCCGTGGCACGCGTGTGGCCTCCGTCGGAATTCAAAATACTGTGA
- the LOC129790139 gene encoding ubiquitin conjugation factor E4 A: MEENPFSGLLTSQTSKEDFRKEPSGNPGNMLDKKVNAIIEKVLLVTLNKTPQRGRQLVFLEEVGERESLLSVDLLSQALFERLLLPNPWDFLVPTDVQDGEGGSVAEHRVFVYLCECLRRIEAARNENDSVTKEICEKISEAIIQNASTAIKQPDLYAGQSLWEQLLYIFSTSSGDLQIEGKFLNLVVKEVVASEGEESGMLLLQKIIQPFLQDVTQKVTRASLVTLDVWILPTLRCFVADKTNTALGRLLLDFSTPKKTVEEGVGGIAFAETLLGQLLSLSITPKRDEGTFEYYERPTEAMSSNLTSSLWSCLKSLQNELHAIFKGFLLMGGSLRGRALAWIGDCLHVNFRRGQIWNVHAMSLVTGERTASDAFTIGLAAVLLRLCQPLLKPQLKVLLVDPTYSGVPEDQRASRDVHMRAVDKETCLLPTDEGESRPMAEKYNFITECFFMAHKAIDLSYRVCTEKIMRLNRDIHRIQAAYQDQAAGGNVDAAATILQTLSVQSQKFLSLQNLILEPTNDALLQQFYEATAIWLAQVAATTEVPTGGASFAPQTMQEVKLPLVGPPSPLLKCIPEFIIENVVEHLTFTRNFNSQGAESYPEARAEIFTMILLFMGSAERVKNPHLRARLAEGLECLLPKQNQSLFQGSFHTNLFNTHPHRLELIPNLLRVFVGIEMTGQNVQFEQKFNYRRPMYIIMEYAWGVADHKECFKELAIEAERNMEALDPPLFLRFINLLINDAIFLLDESLNNLQQIRTLQAAQDAGQWNDLPGNERQQNMANLQHLGMMARFDNILGRDTINMLKLLTTEIKGIFCHNSMVDRVAAMLNYFLLNLVGPKKGNFKVKDKKEFEFDPASTVLQICQIYVNLQECEEFCLAVSQDGRSYSHKLFEYAEQVLIRIGGGQMIGEIQEFAAKVQRLDQQQKEDQEALADAPDEFLDPIMSTLMTDPVILPSSRVSVDRSTIARHLLSDQSDPFNRSPLTMDQVIPDDELKRKVHEWIRERREAYRAEPKDAQSDS; the protein is encoded by the exons ATGGAGGAAAATCCCTTTTCTGGCCTCCTAACCTCACAAACATCCAAAGAAGACTTCCGGAAGGAGCCCAGCGGGAATCCCGGCAATATGTTGGACAAGAAGGTCAATGCAATCATCGAGAAGGTCCTCCTGGTGACACTGAACAAGACCCCACAGCGTGGGAGGCAGCTTGTGTTCCTGGAAGAGGTGGGTGAGAGGGAATCCCTTCTCAGTGTTGACCTCCTGTCACAGGCCCTCTTTGAGCGGCTTCTCCTGCCAAATCCATGGGATTTCCTCGTACCCACGGATGTACAGGATGGAGAGGGGGGCTCAGTGGCTGAGCACAGGGTGTTTGTGTACCTCTGTGAATGCCTGCGACGCATTGAGGCTGCCCGGAATGAGAATGACAGCGTGACAAAGGAGATTTGTGAAAAGATCTCCGAAGCAATCATTCAGAATGCCAGCACGGCAATCAAGCAACCCGATTTGTATGCTGGGCAGTCCCTGTGGGAGCAACTTCTCTACATTTTCTCCACATCTTCCGGAGATTTGCagattgaaggaaaattccttaatcTCGTGGTGAAGGAAGTTGTGGCGTCTGAGGGAGAGGAGTCTGGAATGTTACTTCTGCAGAAGATCATTCAACCTTTCCTTCAGGATGTGACACAGAAGGTTACCAGGGCGTCTCTTGTGACGCTGGATGTTTGGATTTTGCCCACATTGAGATGCTTCGTGGCAGACAAGACGAATACAGCGCTTGGACGTCTTTTGCTGGATTTCTCCACGCCGAAGAAGACAGTTGAAGAGGGTGTGGGTGGAATAGCCTTTGCAGAGACACTCCTGGGTCAGCTGCTCTCCCTCTCGATCACCCCGAAGCGCGATGAGGGGACTTTTGAGTACTACGAGCGCCCCACGGAGGCCATGTCATCCAACCTAACCTCATCCCTGTGGAGTTGCCTGAAATCCCTGCAAAATGAACTTCATGCCATCTTCAAGGGCTTCCTCCTTATGGGTGGAAGTCTCCGCGGGAGAGCCCTGGCGTGGATTGGTGATTGTCTCCATGTAAACTTCCGCCGGGGGCAGATTTGGAATGTTCACGCCATGTCTCTGGTCACGGGAGAACGTACAGCCAGTGATGCCTTCACAATTGGCCTTGCAGCTGTCCTCCTGCGTCTGTGTCAGCCTCTCCTGAAGCCCCAGCTGAAGGTTCTTCTCGTTGATCCCACATACTCAGGCGTTCCGGAGGATCAGCGTGCCTCCCGTGATGTCCACATGCGTGCTGTGGATAAGGAAACCTGCCTCCTGCCCACGGATGAGGGGGAATCCCGCCCAATGGCGGAAAAGTACAATTTCATCACTGAATGCTTCTTCATGGCACACAAAGCCATCGATTTGAGCTACCGGGTGTGCACGGAGAAGATTATGCGCCTCAATAGGGACATCCATCGTATTCAGGCGGCGTATCAGGATCAAGCAGCCGGTGGGAATGTCGATGCGGCTGCCACAATTCTCCAGACACTGAGTGTGCAGAGTCAAAAGTTCCTCAGCTTGCAAAATCTCATCCTGGAGCCGACAAATGATGCCCTCCTGCAGCAATTCTACGAAGCTACGGCTATTTGGTTGGCACAGGTGGCTGCCACGACGGAAGTTCCCACCGGAGGTGCTTCCTTCGCCCCACAGACGATGCAGGAAGTGAAGTTGCCCCTCGTGGGGCCTCCATCACCTCTCCTCAAGTGCATTCCAGAGTTTATCATTGAGAACGTCGTTGAGCATCTCACCTTCACGCGGAATTTCAATTCTCAGGGTGCTGAGAGTTATCCGGAAGCCCGAGCGGAGATCTTCACGATGATCCTGCTCTTTATGGGCAGTGCTGAGCGTGTGAAGAATCCCCATCTGCGTGCGAGGTTAGCCGAAGGGTTGGAATGTTTGCTGCCAAAGCAGAATCAATCCCTCTTCCAGGGATCCTTCCACACGAACTTATTCAATACACATCCCCACCGGCTGGAGCTGATCCCAAATCTCCTGCGGGTATTTGTCGGTATTGAGATGACAGGGCAGAATGTTCAGTTTGAGCAGAAATTCAACTATCGCCGGCCCATGTACATCATCATGGAGTACGCCTGGGGTGTAGCAGATCACAAGGAGTGCTTCAAGGAGCTGGCCATTGAGGCTGAGAGGAATATGGAAGCACTTGATCCGCCACTGTTTCTGCGTTTCATCAATCTCCTGATAAATGATGCCATCTTCCTCCTGGATGAGTCTCTGAATAATCTCCAGCAGATCCGGACACTTCAGGCAGCTCAGGATGCAGGACAGTGGAATGATCTGCCGGGCAATGAGAGGCAGCAGAATATGGCGAATCTGCAGCATTTGGGAATGATGGCGAGATTCGATAACATCCTCGGCAGGGACACGATTAATATGCTGAAGCTCCTCACGACGGAGATTAAGGGTATCTTCTGCCACAACTCCATGGTGGATCGTGTAGCTGCCATGCTCAATTACTTCCTCCTCAATCTCGTGGGGCCCAAGAAGGGGAATTTCAAG gtTAAGGATAAGAAGGAATTTGAGTTTGATCCCGCCAGCACGGTTCTTCAGATTTGTCAGATTTACGTAAATCTCCAGGAATGCGAGGAATTCTGCTTGGCTGTCTCGCAGGATGGACGATCGTACAGCCACAAACTCTTTGAGTACGCTGAACAAGTTCTCA TTCGCATTGGTGGCGGTCAGATGATTGGGGAGATTCAGGAGTTTGCCGCAAAGGTCCAGAGGCTCGATCAGCAGCAAAAGGAGGATCAGGAAGCCCTCGCTGATGCCCCGGATGAATTCCTTGATCCAATTATGTCCACCCTAATGACGGATCCGGTAATCCTACCAAGTTCCCGCGTCTCTGTTGATCGTTCCACCATTGCCAGGCATCTACTTAGCGACCAATCGGATCCCTTCAATCGTTCCCCACTCACCATGGACCAAGTGATCCCCGACGATGAGCTAAAGCGGAAAGTTCATGAATGGATCCGGGAGCGACGGGAGGCTTATAGGGCTGAACCAAAAGACGCTCAGAGCGATtcctaa